One genomic region from Microcystis panniformis FACHB-1757 encodes:
- a CDS encoding M16 family metallopeptidase, producing MKKRLQWLGLILITLIGVLAFRSPAIAQTPRHFTDLTFPPLPEVTVPQYERYQLDNGMVVYLVEDRSLPLVSGTAMIRTGGRLESGEKVGLADITGTVLRSGGTEKHPSNVLNQLLEQRAALVETSIDLNAGTASFSALSEDLEAVFNLFAEVLRSPAFESQRVELAKVQEKGAIARRNDDPSDIASREFRKLVYGDNSPYARTVEYSTLANIDRQDLIDFYRTYVRPDQIILGIVGDFDSQSMKALINKTFGDWKNPATATKIVTPSATQKNLQGVFVVNQPQLTQSSVLLGHLGGRLDSPDYPALTVLNEILSGFGGRLFNEVRSRQGLAYSVYGVWNSRYDYPGLFIAGGQTRTDATVPFIKAILGEIERLRNQPVTAKELEDAKNAILNSFVFKFEKPGQNLSRLMTYEYYGYPQDFIFRYQQAVKGVTIADIQRVAQQYLQPNQIVTLVVGNEQEIQPPLSSLGTTVKTVDVTITQI from the coding sequence ATGAAAAAACGCTTACAATGGCTAGGTTTAATCCTGATCACCCTGATAGGTGTCCTAGCTTTTCGTTCCCCGGCAATTGCCCAAACCCCGCGACATTTTACTGATTTAACTTTTCCTCCCCTTCCTGAAGTTACAGTTCCCCAATACGAACGTTATCAACTAGATAATGGTATGGTGGTTTATTTAGTGGAGGATCGGAGCTTACCTTTAGTGAGTGGTACGGCGATGATTCGGACAGGAGGGAGATTAGAATCCGGGGAAAAAGTCGGATTAGCCGATATTACTGGAACCGTGTTGCGTAGTGGTGGCACCGAAAAACATCCTTCCAATGTCTTAAATCAATTATTAGAACAAAGAGCAGCCCTAGTAGAAACCTCGATCGATCTTAACGCTGGAACTGCTAGTTTTAGCGCCCTTAGTGAAGATTTAGAAGCAGTTTTTAATCTCTTTGCTGAGGTTTTGCGTTCCCCAGCTTTTGAAAGTCAGAGGGTGGAATTAGCTAAAGTTCAGGAAAAAGGGGCGATTGCTCGACGTAATGATGATCCCAGTGATATTGCTAGTCGGGAGTTTAGAAAGCTAGTCTATGGTGATAATAGCCCCTACGCTCGTACTGTAGAATATAGCACTTTAGCTAATATTGACCGTCAGGATTTAATCGATTTTTATCGTACCTATGTCCGTCCCGACCAAATAATTTTAGGAATTGTCGGTGATTTTGATTCTCAGTCGATGAAAGCATTAATCAATAAGACTTTTGGCGATTGGAAAAATCCCGCCACTGCCACTAAAATTGTCACCCCTTCGGCAACCCAAAAAAATCTTCAAGGTGTCTTTGTCGTCAATCAACCCCAATTAACCCAGAGTAGCGTTTTATTAGGTCATCTTGGGGGCCGTTTGGATAGTCCCGACTATCCTGCTTTAACGGTATTAAATGAGATTTTAAGCGGTTTTGGTGGTCGTTTATTTAATGAAGTGCGCTCCCGTCAAGGATTAGCTTATTCTGTCTATGGTGTCTGGAATAGTCGTTATGATTATCCCGGTTTATTTATTGCCGGAGGTCAAACTCGCACCGATGCCACCGTACCTTTTATTAAGGCAATTTTAGGCGAAATCGAGCGCCTTCGCAATCAACCCGTTACTGCCAAAGAATTAGAAGACGCTAAAAATGCTATTCTCAATTCTTTTGTTTTTAAGTTTGAGAAACCTGGTCAGAATTTATCGCGATTGATGACCTATGAATACTATGGTTATCCCCAAGATTTTATCTTCCGTTATCAACAAGCGGTAAAAGGGGTGACAATTGCCGATATTCAACGAGTGGCCCAACAATATCTGCAACCGAATCAAATTGTGACTCTTGTGGTGGGTAATGAACAGGAAATTCAACCTCCTCTATCCAGTTTGGGAACTACGGTTAAAACTGTTGATGTTACCATCACACAAATATAA
- the ppsA gene encoding phosphoenolpyruvate synthase, with the protein MMLLQDVARTSREQALILWFEEVDSKDVGLVGGKNSSLGEMIQQLTPKGINVPTGFATTAYAYRHFVEKAGLDAQLRQIFQDLDENDVQNLQEKGKQARTLILNTPFPDDLSHAIAIAYRRLCERYGDDLYHSIDVAVRSSATAEDLPEASFAGQQETYLNVQGVRGVLEACHKCFASLFTDRAISYRHHNGFDHFSVALSVGVQKMVRSDLATSGVMFSIDTETGFKNAALITAAYGLGENVVQGAVNPDEYLVFKPTLKNGYKPILEKRLGSKAIKMIYDDGGSRLTKNIRVNKLEQDQFCINDQEILTLARWTAEIEEHYSQVRGTYTPMDIEWAKDGITGELFIVQARPETVQSQKAANILKSYEIKQRSQVLAVGRSVGAAIGQGKARVILSVDKINNFKPGEVLVTNRTDPDWEPIMKQASAIVTNQGGRTCHAAIIAREMGIPAIVGCNNATETIKTGQEVTVCCAEGDEGKVYLGLLPFEILETPLDNLPQTRTKILMNIGNPEKAFAFADIPAQGVGLARLEFIIANHIQAHPSALLKFHELEEGDVKDQIAELTKHYEDKPQFFVDKLARGIAMIAAAFYPKDVIVRMSDFKSNEYANLLGGKPFEPKEENPMIGWRGASRYTDPNYREAFALECRALKMVREEMGLTNVIPMIPFCRTPEEGMRVLEEMAKNGLERGVDGLQVYVMCELPSNVILADQFAQVFDGFSIGSNDLTQLTLGLDRDSALVAHLFDERNEGVKRMVKMAIETAKAQNRKIGICGQAPSDYPEFAQFLVELGIDSISLNPDSVLKTLLMVAAVEQGQ; encoded by the coding sequence ATGATGCTACTACAAGATGTTGCGAGAACCTCTAGAGAACAAGCATTAATTCTGTGGTTTGAAGAAGTGGACAGCAAAGATGTAGGATTAGTCGGCGGCAAAAACTCCTCCTTAGGCGAAATGATCCAACAATTAACCCCAAAAGGGATTAATGTCCCCACAGGATTCGCCACCACCGCTTACGCTTACCGTCACTTTGTCGAAAAAGCCGGACTAGACGCACAATTAAGACAAATTTTCCAAGATTTAGACGAAAACGATGTGCAGAACTTGCAGGAAAAAGGTAAACAAGCGCGCACATTAATCCTCAATACACCGTTCCCCGATGATTTAAGTCATGCGATCGCTATTGCCTATCGCCGACTCTGTGAACGTTATGGCGATGATCTCTATCATTCCATCGATGTGGCCGTTCGCTCAAGCGCCACTGCCGAAGACTTACCAGAAGCGAGTTTTGCCGGACAACAGGAAACCTATCTCAACGTGCAAGGGGTGAGGGGAGTTTTAGAAGCTTGCCATAAATGTTTTGCCTCTTTATTCACCGATCGCGCTATTTCCTACCGTCATCATAACGGTTTCGATCACTTTTCCGTCGCCCTTTCCGTCGGTGTCCAAAAAATGGTGCGTTCAGATCTAGCCACCTCCGGGGTGATGTTTTCCATCGATACGGAAACAGGGTTCAAAAATGCCGCTTTAATCACGGCAGCCTACGGTTTAGGGGAAAATGTCGTGCAAGGAGCCGTTAACCCCGACGAATATCTGGTTTTTAAACCGACTCTTAAAAACGGTTACAAACCCATCCTCGAAAAACGCCTCGGCAGTAAAGCGATCAAGATGATCTACGATGATGGAGGATCGCGTCTAACCAAGAATATCCGAGTTAACAAGCTAGAACAGGATCAATTCTGCATTAATGACCAAGAAATCCTCACTTTAGCCCGTTGGACAGCCGAAATCGAGGAACATTACTCGCAAGTGCGCGGAACCTACACCCCCATGGACATCGAATGGGCAAAAGATGGGATCACGGGAGAACTGTTTATCGTTCAGGCGCGTCCAGAAACCGTACAATCGCAAAAAGCCGCTAATATCCTTAAATCCTACGAGATTAAGCAAAGAAGTCAAGTTTTAGCGGTGGGACGGAGTGTAGGTGCGGCAATCGGTCAAGGAAAAGCCAGAGTCATCCTCAGTGTAGATAAAATCAACAACTTTAAACCGGGAGAAGTTCTCGTCACCAATCGCACGGATCCCGACTGGGAACCGATTATGAAACAAGCAAGCGCGATCGTTACTAATCAGGGTGGTCGTACTTGCCATGCCGCTATTATCGCGCGAGAAATGGGCATTCCGGCGATCGTGGGTTGCAATAATGCCACGGAAACGATTAAAACCGGTCAGGAAGTCACCGTTTGCTGTGCGGAAGGGGATGAAGGGAAAGTTTACCTCGGATTGCTACCCTTTGAAATTCTTGAAACTCCCCTGGACAATTTGCCCCAAACTCGGACAAAAATCCTCATGAATATCGGTAATCCCGAAAAAGCCTTCGCTTTTGCCGATATTCCTGCCCAAGGGGTCGGTTTAGCCCGTCTAGAGTTTATTATCGCTAACCATATTCAGGCCCACCCCAGCGCCTTGCTGAAATTCCACGAATTGGAAGAAGGAGACGTAAAAGACCAAATCGCCGAATTAACCAAACACTACGAGGATAAACCCCAATTTTTCGTCGATAAATTGGCCCGGGGAATTGCCATGATTGCAGCCGCATTCTACCCCAAAGATGTAATTGTGCGGATGTCTGATTTTAAATCCAATGAATACGCTAATTTATTGGGTGGCAAACCCTTTGAACCCAAGGAAGAAAACCCGATGATCGGTTGGCGCGGCGCTTCCCGTTATACTGATCCTAATTATCGCGAGGCTTTCGCTTTGGAATGTCGGGCGCTGAAAATGGTACGGGAAGAAATGGGATTAACTAATGTGATTCCGATGATTCCTTTCTGTCGTACCCCCGAAGAAGGGATGAGAGTCCTCGAAGAAATGGCGAAAAATGGTCTCGAACGCGGGGTTGATGGTTTGCAAGTTTATGTGATGTGTGAGTTACCAAGTAATGTAATTCTTGCCGACCAATTTGCTCAGGTGTTTGACGGATTTTCGATCGGTTCTAATGATTTGACCCAATTAACCTTAGGATTAGATCGGGATTCTGCCCTAGTTGCCCATCTTTTTGATGAACGGAATGAGGGAGTTAAACGCATGGTGAAAATGGCCATTGAAACCGCTAAAGCCCAAAATCGCAAAATCGGTATCTGTGGTCAAGCTCCCAGTGATTATCCTGAATTTGCTCAATTTTTAGTGGAATTAGGCATCGATTCTATCAGTCTTAATCCTGATTCTGTCCTCAAGACTTTATTGATGGTGGCAGCAGTGGAGCAAGGACAATAG
- a CDS encoding GUN4 domain-containing protein: MDDKTAKPEESESEEKKESDFDQEKEQAEVWTGKITAFVAHQLRTSAPSLPIIGGSITGILTWLSQHDTVKAIIVGGVTFIVTGFFTYGSAWSQGFLEIARTHGTNHGRGTALSFFVWLDKRLEKIRWQLANPDGKYLIKLRDSDCRYDDIEGIEDAIFGFSTPELEEIFINLDLSQLELRSEEESKGTGDDIWDLLRRAKKRTNLRLLILAPGGRGKTTLLRHLAYNYALKQPKQNAPVLIPVFLRLRRWQEVITTTEGLDLPTLIERHLKQDISQELDLPQNWAKSHLTRQRMLVMFDGFDEVKPEYAEKVSQWIGKQWQDFRQNYFILTSRPKGYQAFSSEHKPRQKVFINEFTDKNIQDFVYKWYFWQEQETRVSRSLKAKQEAADNKAKDLINQLFALDDSGESSTLLALARNPLNLNMIVQLHRANFGSGQKLPQQRVDLFRRIFDLQLITRPQARGIDMILDNNEENHRQRVLQQLALKMGNTTTIEYSELLSSIQNFIQELGYPESTSAKDFVERLIHVSELILKKDEYYEFAHNLFQSYLIALEVKRLKQENLLKENWEQNLWYEACIMYATLLTNPTDFIVYFYNQSNPKAQGLAERCYRELPVKKRRRLELLEQKRQTSLFTQLETYLKNGQWREADEETMRLMLLIAKREDEGWLDEESAENFPCEELRTIDKLWVDNSGGKFGFSVQKKVWLDCGGVPGEYDYDVYKKFADEVGWRRWRRSGHWLSYDELTFLLNSSKHAHLPFLKWFPSKYARAGYALFWRSDL; the protein is encoded by the coding sequence ATGGACGATAAAACCGCAAAGCCGGAAGAATCCGAATCTGAAGAGAAAAAAGAATCAGATTTTGACCAGGAAAAGGAACAGGCTGAAGTTTGGACGGGAAAAATCACTGCTTTTGTTGCCCATCAACTCCGAACCTCCGCTCCTTCCCTTCCAATTATCGGGGGTAGCATTACAGGCATCTTAACTTGGCTTAGTCAACATGACACGGTTAAGGCGATTATTGTCGGGGGAGTCACCTTTATCGTCACGGGCTTTTTTACCTACGGATCAGCCTGGAGTCAAGGGTTTTTAGAAATAGCAAGAACCCACGGTACAAATCATGGTAGAGGTACAGCTTTAAGCTTTTTTGTTTGGCTAGACAAAAGACTGGAAAAAATACGTTGGCAATTAGCTAATCCTGACGGTAAATATTTAATTAAATTACGGGATTCAGATTGTCGTTATGATGATATTGAAGGGATTGAAGATGCAATCTTTGGTTTTTCTACCCCAGAACTAGAAGAAATTTTTATTAATTTGGATCTGAGTCAATTAGAACTGCGCTCAGAAGAAGAATCTAAAGGTACGGGGGATGATATTTGGGATTTATTGCGACGGGCTAAAAAGAGGACAAATTTACGGTTGTTAATTCTGGCTCCTGGTGGACGAGGAAAAACAACTTTATTGCGTCATTTAGCCTATAACTACGCTCTAAAACAACCGAAACAAAATGCACCTGTTTTAATTCCTGTCTTTTTACGTTTACGGAGATGGCAGGAAGTGATTACCACCACAGAAGGATTGGATTTACCAACCTTAATTGAGCGACATCTTAAACAAGATATTTCTCAAGAATTAGATTTACCTCAGAACTGGGCTAAAAGTCATTTAACCCGTCAGCGAATGTTAGTGATGTTTGATGGTTTTGATGAAGTTAAACCCGAATATGCCGAAAAAGTCAGTCAATGGATTGGCAAACAGTGGCAAGATTTTCGCCAAAACTATTTTATTTTAACCTCTCGTCCGAAAGGCTATCAAGCGTTTAGCTCTGAGCATAAACCTCGGCAAAAGGTGTTTATTAATGAATTTACCGATAAAAATATTCAGGATTTTGTCTATAAATGGTATTTCTGGCAAGAGCAGGAAACCAGAGTTAGCAGAAGTTTAAAAGCTAAACAAGAAGCTGCCGACAATAAAGCAAAGGATTTAATTAATCAGTTATTTGCTCTCGATGATTCCGGGGAAAGTTCTACTCTATTAGCCTTGGCGAGAAATCCCTTAAATCTGAATATGATAGTACAGTTACATCGGGCAAACTTTGGATCGGGACAAAAATTACCTCAGCAACGAGTGGATTTATTTCGCCGAATTTTTGATCTGCAATTGATCACTCGCCCTCAAGCTAGGGGCATTGATATGATTTTAGATAATAATGAGGAAAATCATCGTCAACGGGTATTACAACAATTAGCCCTGAAAATGGGAAATACAACCACGATTGAATATTCGGAATTACTGAGTTCTATACAAAATTTTATTCAGGAATTGGGTTATCCTGAAAGCACTTCGGCTAAGGATTTTGTAGAGCGGTTAATTCATGTGAGTGAGTTAATTTTGAAAAAGGATGAATACTATGAGTTTGCCCATAATCTTTTTCAGTCCTATTTAATCGCTTTGGAAGTTAAACGGTTAAAGCAGGAAAATTTACTCAAGGAAAATTGGGAGCAAAATCTCTGGTACGAGGCTTGTATTATGTATGCCACTTTATTGACTAATCCGACTGATTTTATTGTCTATTTTTATAACCAATCTAATCCTAAAGCTCAGGGATTAGCGGAGCGATGTTATCGAGAATTACCTGTTAAAAAACGTCGCAGATTGGAACTTTTAGAACAAAAACGACAGACTTCTCTCTTTACTCAACTAGAAACCTATCTGAAAAATGGGCAATGGCGCGAAGCCGATGAGGAAACGATGCGGTTAATGTTGTTAATTGCTAAAAGGGAAGATGAAGGCTGGCTAGATGAAGAAAGTGCTGAAAACTTTCCCTGTGAGGAATTACGCACCATTGACAAGCTCTGGGTAGATAATAGCGGCGGCAAATTTGGCTTTTCTGTGCAGAAAAAAGTCTGGCTGGATTGCGGTGGTGTCCCAGGGGAATACGATTATGATGTGTATAAAAAATTCGCTGACGAGGTGGGTTGGCGCAGGTGGCGCAGGAGCGGACACTGGTTGAGCTATGATGAGCTAACTTTTTTATTAAACAGTAGTAAACACGCACATTTGCCTTTTTTAAAGTGGTTCCCTAGTAAGTACGCAAGGGCTGGTTATGCTCTTTTCTGGCGCAGCGACTTGTAA
- a CDS encoding ISL3 family transposase: MWINFDQLLDLPNVTVVNYQKIAQTIFLKLALLNETIECPNCHQTLDRINQTEYNLVRDLSILGNPVYLEVPRRQFHCQKCQKYISERLSFMRLRQHHTIRYESMIYERVKNCSIEEISREEGLGWSEVELIFNHCAKELEKEEWEAPERISLDEFSNLKGHKDFITTVVDMDKKILLDVIKGHKQEELMEALKAQPDAVREKVKEVSVDMWSGFTAVIKELFPNAKIIYDRFHVMAIINDELNKLRKLMGVHEKGLPHLLWKNKEDLKDEQKQQLEVILKEHPCLGIAWEMKEEIRQIYQSSRTFRGAERKLEKWIRIGGILYESSARMIQKHLPGICNYFENQTTNGLIEGMNTKIKLIKRMSYGFTNFEHLRLKLFACFNS; encoded by the coding sequence ATGTGGATAAATTTTGATCAACTCCTCGATTTACCAAATGTAACAGTGGTCAATTATCAAAAAATTGCTCAGACAATTTTCCTAAAGCTTGCTCTTTTAAATGAAACAATTGAATGTCCGAATTGCCATCAAACCTTAGACAGAATCAATCAGACAGAGTATAATCTAGTCAGAGACTTGTCAATATTAGGTAATCCAGTATATTTAGAAGTACCACGCCGTCAGTTTCATTGTCAAAAGTGCCAAAAGTATATCAGCGAAAGACTGAGTTTTATGAGATTAAGACAGCATCATACAATTCGCTATGAATCGATGATTTATGAGAGAGTAAAAAATTGTAGCATCGAAGAAATAAGTCGAGAAGAAGGGTTAGGATGGTCAGAAGTTGAGTTAATATTTAATCACTGTGCTAAAGAACTAGAAAAGGAAGAGTGGGAAGCACCAGAACGAATAAGCTTAGATGAATTTAGTAACTTAAAAGGACATAAAGATTTCATCACAACGGTCGTAGATATGGACAAGAAAATTTTACTAGATGTGATTAAAGGACATAAGCAAGAAGAATTAATGGAAGCCTTAAAAGCACAGCCAGACGCAGTTCGGGAGAAAGTGAAAGAAGTGAGCGTCGATATGTGGTCAGGATTTACAGCAGTGATCAAGGAATTATTTCCCAATGCTAAAATCATCTATGACCGTTTTCATGTAATGGCTATCATCAATGACGAGCTTAATAAATTGAGAAAGTTAATGGGGGTGCATGAAAAAGGATTACCTCATTTATTATGGAAGAATAAAGAGGACTTAAAGGACGAGCAAAAACAACAACTAGAAGTTATCTTAAAAGAACATCCATGCTTAGGAATAGCCTGGGAAATGAAAGAAGAAATTAGACAAATTTATCAAAGTAGTAGAACGTTCAGAGGTGCTGAGAGAAAATTGGAAAAATGGATAAGAATAGGCGGGATATTATATGAAAGTAGTGCCAGGATGATCCAGAAGCATTTGCCAGGTATTTGTAATTACTTTGAAAATCAGACAACCAACGGATTAATTGAGGGAATGAATACCAAAATAAAGCTTATTAAAAGAATGAGTTATGGATTTACCAATTTTGAACATCTTCGACTTAAGCTGTTTGCTTGCTTTAATTCATAA
- a CDS encoding bifunctional cobalt-precorrin-7 (C(5))-methyltransferase/cobalt-precorrin-6B (C(15))-methyltransferase, producing the protein MPGIAIEHHPTRLQYIADNAAALGTPHLQIVAGIAPSALEDLPQPDAIFIGGGITTPHLLETCWLALRPGGRLVANTVTIESELVLLQWHSKLGGELLRIGIEKAEPVGKFLGWKAMAPVTQWTVLKPRL; encoded by the coding sequence TTGCCAGGGATTGCGATCGAACATCATCCCACCAGATTACAATACATTGCCGATAATGCCGCCGCCCTGGGAACGCCCCACCTGCAAATCGTCGCCGGAATCGCACCGAGCGCCCTGGAAGATTTACCGCAGCCGGACGCTATTTTTATCGGTGGCGGTATCACCACACCCCACCTATTGGAAACCTGTTGGTTAGCCCTGCGCCCCGGGGGTCGTCTTGTTGCCAACACTGTTACAATTGAAAGCGAATTAGTCCTCTTGCAATGGCATAGTAAATTAGGAGGGGAACTGCTGCGAATTGGCATTGAAAAAGCCGAACCAGTCGGCAAGTTTTTAGGTTGGAAAGCCATGGCCCCCGTAACCCAGTGGACTGTTCTGAAACCGAGATTGTAA
- the cbiE gene encoding precorrin-6y C5,15-methyltransferase (decarboxylating) subunit CbiE, which translates to MADRNCQSKWLSIIGIGEDGLEGLSSVGRSLLSLASVIVGGERHLAMLPPEDQRQKLLWTSPIQDSVNEIIRLRGQSVCVLASGDPMCYGIGVTLTRQIPLEEMTIIPSPSAFSLACSRLGWSLSEVETLSLCGRPPAWLNGVLYPGAKLLVLSADAQTPAIAVRLLRKGGFGESSITVLEHLGGTRERHIQGIANDWEFTDLADLNVIAISCISSHPPTLAPRLPGLPDSAYHHDGQLTKREVRAITLSRLAPLPGQLLWDVGRVVVPLPLSGCGAIAVARDCDRTSSHQITIHCR; encoded by the coding sequence ATGGCGGATCGCAATTGTCAGTCGAAATGGCTATCGATCATAGGAATTGGTGAAGATGGCTTAGAAGGGTTAAGTTCAGTGGGACGAAGTCTGCTTTCTTTAGCATCAGTTATTGTCGGTGGTGAACGTCATCTGGCAATGTTACCCCCAGAGGATCAACGGCAAAAACTGCTCTGGACTTCTCCCATTCAAGACTCTGTTAACGAGATTATCCGCCTTCGTGGTCAATCTGTCTGTGTTTTGGCCAGTGGTGATCCCATGTGCTACGGAATTGGTGTCACCCTCACCCGTCAGATTCCCCTGGAGGAAATGACGATTATTCCCTCTCCTTCTGCCTTTAGTCTTGCCTGTAGTCGTTTGGGTTGGTCCCTGAGTGAAGTGGAAACTTTGAGTTTGTGCGGTCGGCCCCCGGCTTGGTTGAATGGGGTGCTTTATCCCGGCGCTAAACTGCTGGTACTGAGCGCTGATGCCCAGACTCCTGCGATCGCTGTTCGGCTGCTCAGGAAGGGAGGTTTTGGCGAAAGTTCCATCACGGTTTTAGAACATCTAGGGGGAACCCGAGAACGCCACATTCAAGGCATCGCCAACGATTGGGAGTTTACAGATCTGGCAGATTTAAATGTCATCGCCATTAGCTGCATCTCCTCCCATCCCCCCACCCTGGCGCCGCGCCTTCCAGGACTGCCGGATTCTGCTTACCATCATGACGGACAGTTGACAAAAAGAGAAGTTCGTGCTATTACGCTGAGTAGATTGGCTCCCCTACCCGGACAATTGCTCTGGGATGTGGGGCGGGTTGTGGTTCCATTGCCATTGAGTGGCTGCGGAGCGATCGCCGTTGCCAGGGATTGCGATCGAACATCATCCCACCAGATTACAATACATTGCCGATAA
- a CDS encoding NERD domain-containing protein, producing MTTTADDVWRLLAELVEAQKETERCFQETERRFQETERRFQETERILKEQSLKTDRQITRVSQEIGNLGGKWGRFVENMVAPACETLFLNRQIPVHQVSQRVRKRLDGKTLEIDVLVTNENHVLVVEVKSSLSVDDVKELIKNLTEFRQFFPEYNHKQLYGAVAGIEMEEGADKYAYRQGLFVLAQRGENVAILNDTEFQPKTW from the coding sequence ATGACCACCACCGCCGATGATGTTTGGCGATTATTAGCCGAATTAGTAGAAGCTCAAAAAGAGACAGAAAGATGCTTTCAAGAAACCGAGCGACGCTTTCAAGAAACCGAGCGACGCTTTCAAGAAACCGAGCGGATTCTCAAAGAACAATCTTTAAAAACCGATCGCCAAATTACCAGAGTCAGTCAAGAAATTGGTAATCTTGGCGGTAAATGGGGACGTTTTGTCGAAAATATGGTAGCTCCCGCTTGTGAGACTTTATTTTTAAATCGTCAGATTCCCGTACATCAAGTTAGTCAAAGAGTCAGAAAACGTCTCGACGGTAAAACCCTAGAAATTGATGTGTTAGTAACTAATGAAAATCATGTGCTAGTAGTAGAAGTTAAAAGTAGTTTAAGTGTAGATGATGTCAAAGAATTAATCAAGAATCTAACAGAATTTAGGCAATTTTTCCCCGAATATAACCATAAACAATTGTATGGGGCAGTAGCAGGCATTGAAATGGAAGAAGGAGCAGATAAATATGCCTATCGTCAAGGTTTATTTGTCTTGGCACAAAGGGGTGAAAATGTAGCGATTCTTAACGATACTGAGTTTCAACCGAAAACTTGGTAG
- a CDS encoding NERD domain-containing protein — MTTTADDVWRLLAELVEAQKETERCFQETERRFQETERILKEQSLKTDRQITRLSQEIGNLGGKWGRFVENMVAPACETLLLNRDIPVHQVSQRVRKRLDGKTLEIDVLVTNENHVLVVEVKSSLSVDDVKELIKNLREFRQFFPEYNHKQLYGAVAGIEIEEGADKYAYRQGLFVLAQKGENVVILNDTEFQPKTWYNP; from the coding sequence ATGACCACCACCGCCGATGATGTTTGGAGATTATTAGCCGAATTAGTAGAAGCTCAAAAAGAGACAGAAAGATGCTTTCAAGAAACCGAACGACGCTTTCAAGAAACGGAGCGCATTCTCAAAGAACAATCTTTAAAAACTGATCGCCAAATTACCAGACTCAGTCAAGAAATTGGTAATCTTGGAGGTAAATGGGGACGTTTTGTCGAAAATATGGTAGCCCCCGCTTGTGAGACTTTATTGTTAAATCGTGATATTCCCGTACATCAAGTTAGTCAAAGAGTCAGAAAACGTCTCGACGGTAAAACCCTAGAAATTGATGTGTTAGTAACTAATGAAAATCATGTGCTAGTAGTGGAAGTCAAAAGTAGTTTGAGTGTAGATGATGTCAAAGAATTAATCAAGAATCTAAGAGAATTTAGGCAATTTTTTCCCGAATATAACCACAAACAATTATATGGGGCAGTAGCAGGTATTGAAATCGAAGAAGGAGCGGATAAATATGCCTATCGTCAAGGTTTATTTGTCTTGGCACAAAAGGGTGAAAATGTAGTGATTCTTAACGATACTGAGTTTCAACCAAAAACGTGGTATAATCCTTAA
- a CDS encoding precorrin-8X methylmutase, producing the protein MEYIKNGEEIYRKSFAIIRAETNWKNLPDDLAHVAVRLIHSCGMTDITEDLEASPDAVKIGRNALAGGAAILCDSQMVANGITKARLPKNNPIICTLNHPEVTELARQINNTRSAAALELWRPHLAGAVVAIGNAPTALFHLLELLDQNVDKPALILGFPVGFVGAAESKIELATNSRGAPFITLHGRRGGSAIAAAAVNALAKENEL; encoded by the coding sequence ATGGAATACATTAAGAATGGTGAGGAAATTTACCGCAAATCTTTTGCTATTATTCGGGCTGAAACTAACTGGAAAAATCTCCCCGATGATTTAGCTCATGTGGCAGTTCGTCTAATTCATTCCTGCGGGATGACAGACATAACAGAAGATTTAGAAGCATCACCAGACGCGGTTAAAATCGGACGAAATGCCCTCGCTGGGGGTGCAGCAATTCTCTGTGATTCTCAAATGGTCGCTAATGGCATTACCAAAGCCCGTTTACCTAAAAATAATCCGATTATTTGTACCCTCAATCATCCAGAAGTAACCGAGTTAGCACGGCAAATTAATAATACCCGCTCCGCTGCCGCTTTAGAACTTTGGCGACCTCATTTAGCTGGAGCAGTGGTAGCCATTGGTAATGCACCAACCGCACTTTTTCACCTACTAGAATTGCTCGATCAAAATGTAGATAAACCGGCTTTGATTTTAGGCTTTCCCGTGGGATTTGTAGGAGCGGCAGAGTCGAAAATAGAATTAGCAACTAATAGTCGTGGCGCGCCATTTATTACCCTACACGGACGTAGGGGAGGCAGCGCAATCGCAGCAGCGGCAGTCAATGCTTTAGCAAAAGAGAACGAATTATGA